One segment of Methanolinea mesophila DNA contains the following:
- a CDS encoding cupin domain-containing protein, whose product MGRHRSARFVTSETVTCPRSPLRYSAIGELRIIEERDIQAFFIRNAEPGSMTGARDEAKGDDLKRKVLSPGNMVAYQEGSVVSRMLAYKRSGTVTLFAFDAGEGLSEHTAPFDAMLQVLEGEAGVTIEKEDFRVKEGELIIMPAGIPHAVHANTRFKMMLTMIHE is encoded by the coding sequence ATGGGGCGACATCGCTCGGCAAGGTTCGTCACTTCGGAGACAGTGACCTGCCCCCGGTCTCCTTTACGCTATTCCGCCATCGGCGAGCTTCGCATCATCGAAGAGCGTGACATCCAAGCATTTTTCATCCGGAATGCCGAACCGGGATCCATGACAGGCGCGAGGGATGAGGCAAAGGGAGACGACCTGAAACGAAAGGTGCTCAGCCCCGGGAACATGGTCGCGTACCAGGAGGGCTCGGTCGTGAGCCGGATGCTGGCGTATAAAAGATCGGGGACCGTGACCCTCTTCGCCTTCGACGCCGGAGAAGGGCTTTCCGAACATACCGCACCCTTCGATGCCATGCTGCAGGTGCTCGAAGGGGAGGCGGGGGTCACCATAGAGAAGGAGGATTTCCGGGTGAAGGAAGGAGAGCTGATAATCATGCCCGCGGGAATCCCTCACGCGGTCCACGCGAACACCAGGTTCAAGATGATGCTCACCATGATTCACGAATAG